ATTGGAATGCGTGCCGACTTTTATATCGATCAGGCCGTCCTCACTGAAACCGACTTCCGCCACTTCATTGGGTTGACCCCGCGCGGTTTCGAGGAAGCAGGCATAACCTAGACCACGCAAGCGGCCTCGCGCGCGCGAACTCTTTTGGCGCGCCTTGAATCCCTCCACGGCCGCGACCGCGCAATCGATGGCGTGCGCAAAGCTGCCTTGCTCGATCGTGAGTCCCATCGCGCTTGCGTAGGGAAACCGGCTGACGATGTTCTTGCGCCGCAGCTTCAGCGCATCCATGCCGAGTTGGGCGGCGGCGATATCGATCAGGCGCTCGATCAGATAGTTCGCCTCGGGCTTGCCGGCGCCGCGATAGGCGTCGACCGGCGTGGTGTTGGTGAAGACGCCCTTCGCCTGAAATGCGATCAGCGGAATGTCGTAAACGCCGCCCATCGCGCTTGCCATCGCCATGGTCGGCACGACCGGCGCCACCGTCGAGACATAGGCGCCCAGATTGGCGAGAACGTGTGTGTCGAGCGCGAGGAAGCGGCCGTTCCGATCGAGCGCCAGGCGCGCTCGGACGATGCTGTCGCGGCCATGCACGGAGGCGACGAAATCCTCGCCGCGCTCCCCGATCCAATTGACCGGACGGCCGAGGCGCCGCGCCGCCCACAGCACCAGCACCCATTCGGGATAGAGCACGTTCTTCATCCCGAAGCCGCCGCCGACGTCGGGAATAGTGACGCGAAGCTGTTGACGGGGGACGCGAAAAACCTGATCGGCGAGCAGGTCGCGGATCGCATGCGCACCGGCGGCGGACGCCGTCAGGTGCAGGCGGCCGCTCGACGCGTCGAACTCGCCGAGCGCACCGCGTGTTTCCAAGGGAGCCGCGACCACGCGGTTGTTGACCAGTTCGCATTCCACGACATGCGCGGCACTGCCGATCGCGGCTTCCACCGGACTGATTTCGCCGCGGTTGAACTGAAACGCAGAATTGTCCTTTGCCTCCGGCCAGATCGCCGGCGCTCCCGGCGTCACGGCGTCCGTGATCGCGACGACCGGCGCCAGCGGCTCATAGTCGACGACAACCGCCTCGGCGGCATCGCGGGCGCTTTCGATGCTTTCCGCGACCACGAAGGCGACGGGTTCGCCGACATAGCGAACCACGTCGGCCGCCAGCGCGTGACAGGGCGGCACCACCAGCGGCATGGTCATCGGGATCTGGGTCGTCGCGCACGGCAGCGGGCCAATATGATCGGAAGCCAGATCGGCCCCCGTGAGTACGGCTACGACGCCGGGCATCCGGCGCGCCGCATCGACTTCAAGCTGGCGGATGCGCGCATGCGCATGCGGCGAGCGAACGACAACGCCGTGAAGCGCGTTCGGCGTCGCCAGATCGGCGATGTAACGCCCGCTCCCCCTTACGAAGCGCGCGTCTTCAAGACGGTTGATACTGCGTCCCAGGAGCGGCTCGGTCATATCAGGTTGTATGGAACTGGGCGTTCGTGAAGGCAAGTGCAGCCATGCTTCAAAATGGTACCTTGAATGGTTGGAATAGTCGGTTGCCCTGCCCTAGTATTACAATAGTCGTGCATTCACACTCCGAGCCGCTTTCATGCACCAGCCCTTCGATCGTGCCGCCGAGGACCTCGGCAACGCCATCCACCTCGAACATGTCAACGTCCAGGTCCCCGATCAGCGCCTGGCGACGTTGTTTTACGTCGCGGGACTTGGGCTCACCCGCGATCCCTATCTGATGGTGTCCGACACCAACATGTGGGTCAATGTCGGCAGGAGCCAGTTTCATCTGCCGAGCGGAAGTGCGCAGGTGCTGCGCGGCCATACCGGCCTAGTGATCTCGGGCCGCGAGGCGCTGCTCGACCGGCTCGCTTCCGTCGCCAAAAAGCTCGAAGGCACCGCGTTCGCATTCGCCGAGCATAACGACTACGTCGAGGCGACCTGTCCGTGGGGCAATCGCCTGCGTTGCCACGAACCGGACGCCGATCGTTTCGGGCGCATCACGCTCGGCATTCCCTATGTCGAGTTCGACGTGCCCCTCGGGACCGCGTCGGCGATCTGCGCCTTCTATCCCGAGATCATGGGAATGCCGGCGGAACTGCACAACGGCGACGGCACCGTCGCTGTGGTGAAGACCGGCCACGGCCAGCATCTGCGGTTCCGCGAGACCGACCGGCCGCAGCGCGAATATGACGGCCACCATGTGCAGATCTACATCACGAATTTTTCCGGACCGCACCGGCGGCTGGCTGAACGCAACCTGATCTTCAGCGAGGACAACCCGTACCAGTACCGGTTTCGCGACCTCGTCGATCTCGCCAGCGGCAAGCACCTGTTCACGGTCGAGCACGAGGTGCGCAGTGCGACCCATCCGATGTTCATGCGGCCGATGGTCAACCGCAATCCGGCCCAGAACAACCGCAACTACGCCTTCGGCCACGACCAGTGGCGCTGGGCGATGGGGCCGGACGAATACGACCGCCGATAGCCTCCCACGTCCTGTTAACCGGGCCTTGAAACCGGGTCTTGACTGTTATCCGGGCCTATTTGATGCTGCAGCGCACGATAACGTCAGGGTGAGCCGAATTGCGAGACAGTAAATGGGATGAGCGGTTCATGCTACTGGCCCACCATCTGGCGGAATGGAGCATCGAGAAGGGACGGCGCGTCGGCGCCGTCATCGTCGGGCCCGATAACGAGATACGCTCGACCGGATTCAACGGCCTGCCGCGCGGCGTGAACGATGCGGTGGAGGAACGCCACTCCCGCATTACCGGCGCGAAATACATCTGGAGCTGCCACGCCGAGCAGAACGCGATCTTCAACGCGGCCCGCACCGGGATCGCGCTCAAGGGCTGCGCGATCTACGTTCCCTGGTTTCCCTGCGTCGAATGCACCAAGGCGATCATTCAATCAGGGATCACGGAGGTCATCGGCTACGAACTCGACCGGCCCAACTCCAATTGGGCCCAGGATTTCGCCATCGCCAGCACCATGCTGAAGGAAGCCAATGTCACCGTGCGCTTCATTCCGAGACTGGCCGAACTGCCGGACGTATCCGAAAACAATAGCTGATCGCGACCACCCGAAGACGATTAGTCACAATTACCGGGTGCCGTAGGCGCGGTCGCCGGCGTCGCCAAGGCCCGGCACGATAAAGGCGTCCTTGTCGAGCCCTTCGTCGATCGCGGCGAGCCAGACCGGCACATCCGGGTGAATACCGCGCATGCGCTCGATCCCTTGCGGCGAGGCGATCAGGCTGACCAGGCGGATATCGTTGGCTCCGCGCTCCTTGAGCCGGTCTACCGCCGCGACGGACAGGTTGGCCGTCGCCAGCACCGGGGAGACCACGATCACGAGCCGCTCGTGCAGATCGCTCGGGGCCTTGAAGAAATATTCCACGGCGGTGAACGTTTCCGGCTCGCGATAGAGGCCGATATGGGCGACGCGCGCGGTCGGCACCAGGTCGAGCATGCCGTCGGCAAAGGTGACGCCGGCGCGCAGCACCGGCGCGAACACCAGCTTCTTGCCGGATATCTCCGGCGACTTCATCTTCGCCAGCGGCGTCTCGATCTCGACATCGGCAAGCGGCAGATCGCGGGTCACCTCGTAGCAGAGCAGCATCCCGATCTCCTTGAGGAGTTCGCGAAACGACTTGGTCGAGGTATCCTTGCTGCGCAACAGTGTCAGCTTGTGCTGTACCAGCGGGTGGCTAACGATCGTGACGCCTTCCATGGCTTAATATCCCTGCTTCTTCTATTGAGCATGATCTCCGCGCAAACGCGTTCCGCGTTTGTCGCGAGGGAAAACCGGTGCCCACTTTTCCGGATCATGCTCTAAAATACCGTACCGTCGCTGATGATCTTTATTGGGGGCGACGCGTCGGCGCGGCGATCGCGCGCCAGCCGCCGGCCCGCGGCCCAGGTGCCGCCTTCCAGAATTTTGGCCAGCGGTAGCGCGCCGGCATCGAGCCCAAGGCGGCGCCGCACGCCGTCAGCGACGCGATCGAGCAACGCCACCGTCAGCGCCCGCCACTCCACGACCAGCGGCGATCCCACATCGTGCTCGCGGGATGCATCGTCCGGATCGCGGAACGTCAGCACGCCGTGGTCGACGAACAGTCCGCCGTTGCGATATTCGGCAAGGCCGGTCAGCCCGTCGATATCGGTCACATCGATGCCGGCCCGCTGCAGCGGTTCGATCAGCGAATAGGAAAGCCACTGCGACAGCTTGTGCAGCGGCATCAGTTGGCTGGTGGCGTCCCCGGTCGTCAGCATCGGATGCCGCCAGCAATCGCCGAGCGCGATGCCGCCGAGCGCCAGCCGCGACGGCCAGATCGGCCCGAATTCCCTGAGCAGCTCCGACAATATCGTCGGCGCCGGAAGCCTGCCATCGGCGGCCAGCGTTGCCAGCCGGTCGAACAGGCCGCCGGGCCGCGGCGTATCCTGGCTTGCAAAGACGCCCGGCTTCGCGGCCACCAGCCTGCCGAGGCCGCGCAACAAATTCACACGGCCCTCGAGGCCCACCAGCGGATTGTCCGCCGCGACCTGCATGCCGCGTTCGAGGTCGGCCACGGAAAAATTCGCCAGCACTTCGGCATCGACCCGCAGCGGATGTCGGGAATCGGACGAGAAGACACCGCTCGTGAACATCGCAAGGCTGGCCAGCCCCAATCCCTCCGACCGACCGATCGCCGATCCGGTGACGGGATCGCGGTAACGCCACGAGGGGCCGGCGCCGGCGTCGAGGAAGACGCTGACCATGGCGAGATCGAATTCGGCACGGGCCCGCGCCGCCGGATCGGGCCACGCGATCCGGTCGGCCAGCTCAGCCCAGCGATCGACACCGTCAATCGCAAAATGCCGCCAGCGCGAATGAAACGGTATCGCCAGCGAGGGATAGGCCTTGCGCGTGGTCTCCACCACCAGCTCGGCGGTTGCGTCCATCCGATCGAAGTGGATGCGAAAGTTCGGAAGCCTGTCGTCGAGGCCGATCGCCAGCAGCCGATGGGCGCGCTGGCGAACTGCGCCGGCATTCAGCAACGACAACGCCGCCGCCGTCTCGGGATTTTCGACAGACACGGCCGTTCTCAATATTTGTCGAGCGAGCGGCCGACGAAGTCCCGCTGGGTCGGTTCATCCGGCGAATAGTAGCCGGCGGCTTTCTTCGCAACGATCTCGACCTGGGCATCCGCCGGCACCAGATCGTCGGGGATCGGTACGCGTTCGACGATGTCGATGCCCTGGCTGGTCAGCGCGTCGTACTTCATGTCGCTCATGGAGACGAAACGGTCGATCCGTTTCAGGCCAAGCCAGTGCACGACATCCGGCATCAACTGCTGGAATCTTGCATCCTGCACACCCGCGACGCATTCGGTGCGCTCGAAATACTGGGCCGCGGCGTCGCCGCCTTCCTGTCGCTTGCGCGCATTGTAGACCAGGAATTTGGTGACCTCGCCGAGCGCGCGGCCTTCCTTGCGGTTGTAGATGATGATGCCGAGGCCGCCGGTCTGCCCGGCCCGTACGCATTCCTCGATGCCGTGCAGCAGATACGGGCGGCAGGTGCAGATGTCGGAGCCGAACACGTCCGAGCCGTTGCATTCGTCATGCACGCGGCAGGTGATGCGGGTGCGATGGTCAGGAAGTTTGGTGACATCGCCGAACAGATAGGCGGTGGTGCCGCCGATCGGCGGCAGGAACACATGAAGGTCGGGCCGCGTCACCAGTTCGGGAAACATGCCGGCGGTCTGATCGAACAATTGCCGGCGCAGGTTGTTTTCGGTGGTGGCGAAGCGCGCGGCGATTCCCGGCAGGTACCACACCGGGTCGATCGCGATCTTGACGACGCCGACGCTGCCGTTGGCGTGAACGACTTCGCCGTCATGCTTCAGCCGACCGGCGGCGAGCGCGGCCTGCAGTTCCGGCAGATCGAGGCGCGCGCGCGTGACGGCAATGCTCGGGCGGATATCGATGCCCTCGGCGATTTCCTTCGAAAACGCTTCCGCGGCGAGATGTCCCCACGGATCGAGCGAAACGATCCGGTCCGGTTCGGTCCATTGCGGGAACGGCCCGATCACCGCCGCCGGCTGGGTATTGGTCAGGTCGGGGCGCCTGATCGGATCGAGCGCGCCCGACGACACCGCCAGCGCGCGATAGATCGAATAGGAGCCGCTATGGGTGCCGATCACGTTGCGGTCCTGCGGACGTGAAACCGTGCCGATCACCGGCCCGCGTTCGCGCGCCGTCGCAGCCCCCCAGTGGATCGGGAAATCAACCTTCGCACCCGGCGCCGGGTGGGAAGTAATGCGGATGTGGTCAGTCCGATTGGAGCGAGTCATCGTCACACACCAAGAGATGCCGACTGTATTAGATGCCGACTGTCCGCAGAGCGGACCGGCCGGCCACAACAATCGAAGGATTCTCCAGTATGGCCGAATTGCCGCCGAGCACAACGGGGGTTTCGGGCATGGCGCTGGTTGGCGACGCGGTACTGGTTCGCAGCCGTTTTCGCCTGAGAACAGAGAATTTTTTGCAAAATTCGCCAAATAACAGGCCTTTGGCCGGTTTGATGCCGGCCAGTTGTCGGAGATTCGGCTGCAATCTCCGACGGTTACGGGAGGGCTCAGGCACTTTCCCTGCTATTCTGCATCACAGGCATTTGAAGCGCGAAAAAGTGACCGCATGAATCTCCACTGCTTGTGACAACCACGCCAGTCGCGGCGAGACCATCTTCATTCGACTCGGTCAGCTACGCGATGCTTCTTTTGATGCACCGGAAACCGACATGGCTGGCCGATGTGTCGATCGGCTCGGCGTGACGCGCGGCCGGACGATAGCGGCGGCAATAGTTGGGAGCGCAAAGATGCGATCCACCTTTCAGCACCTTGCGCGGAATCTTGCTGTTCGGATCACGAGCATCGTAGCTTTGCTCTTCCCGCCCGCCGCGCGGATTTTCGGGAATGCAGCACGCCTTCGGCGCATCGGCCGTATGCTTCGGCGAATACCAATCGGCGGTCCATTCCCAGACATTGCCGATCATGTCATGGAGGCCGTAGCCGTTAGCCGGGAATGCGGTGACCGGCGAGGTCCGTTCGAAGCCGTCGGCGGCAAGGTTCTCGTGCGGGAAATTGCCTTGCCAGGTGTTCGCCATGTGTTTGCCGCCCGGCGTCAGCTCGTCTCCCCATGCGAATTCCGTGTCGTTCAATCCGCCGCGTGCCGCAAATTCCCATTCGGCTTCGGTCGGCAATTCCTTGCCGGCCCATTTGGCATAGGCTTCGACGTCCCGGTAGGCGACGTGGACGACGGGATGATCGTCAAGCCCGCTAATGTTGCTGCGCGGCCCATAGGGACGGCGCCAGTTGGCGCCGAATTTGAACGTCCACCATTCTCCCCAATAACGGAGGTCGACTGCTTGCTTGGGCGGCGTAAAGACCAGCGAACCAGCCTTGAGCATATGCGGGAGCGCGTTCGGATAATCTTCCGCCTTAGGCGTCAATTCGGCGAAAGTGACGTAGCCGGTTGCGTTCACGAATTTACGGAATTGGCGGTTGGTGACCGGCGTCCGGTCGATCCAGAACCCCTCGACGGTGACGCGATGGCTGGGCGCTTCCTCCGGATAATGTCGGTCGGAACCCATGCGATAGGTACCGCCCGGCACGTACAGCATCCCCTCATCCGCGAGCGCTTCCGACGACGGCGCGCGATCGGATAATGATTTTGCTTCCGCAAAACTCATCTTGAACTCCAACAGCGTTGCGAGCGGCTTCAGGCCTTTCACGCGTGATACTGCCGAAGCGCTATTTCGTCCGCTATGCAGTTTCGGCAGCAAAGCCGTTGGGGGGGACCGACGCCCCAATGTCGATGATCGGAGGAGGACCGCGGTTCCTCCACTAGTTACTGGACGGCGGCAGCCTCAGCTTTTCCAGCGCCTGTTCGACCGAGAACGAACCGGGCCTTTGGCGCGGCGGGAATTGCACGAAGCTCGCGAGATGCTGTCCCACGATCGCCTGCGCCGGGACAACCACGAAGGCGTGCTCAATGAACCATCGTACGTAGTCGCCGGACTCGTGCTGCGCCCGCTCGAACGGATCGGAGCGCAGGTTGAACAACATCGGCAGTCGAAGTTGAATCATCGGCTGTTGCCAGACACTGAAACCCTCCGCCTTTTGCTCGAGGAACACAGCCTTCCACTGTTCATACCGCAGACCCGCAAGATTGCCGTCGTCGGTCCAGTAGAAGAATTCGCGGCGCTTGTCCGGCCCCTTGCGGCTAAGAAGGTCACGCTGGTCATAGCCGTCGAGGTGAACCTTGAAGGTCTGGCCTGCCGCGCTGTAGCCCTGCAACAGCTTTTCCTTCATATCGGGCTCGCCGGCCGCCGCGACCAGGGTCGTCGCCCAGTCCTCCGCCGAAAAGATGTCGTTGATCTCGGTATGCGCCGGTACCAGCCCGGGCCAGCGTACCATCGCCGGAACGCGATAGCCGCCCTCCCAGTTGGTGTTCTTCTCGCCCTTGAAGGGCGTGGTGCCGCCGTCGGGCCACGTGAACGTCTCGGCGCCGTTGTCGGTGGTGTAGATCACGATGGTGTTGTTGGCGATCCCGAGAT
The Bradyrhizobium sp. KBS0727 genome window above contains:
- a CDS encoding xanthine dehydrogenase family protein molybdopterin-binding subunit gives rise to the protein MTEPLLGRSINRLEDARFVRGSGRYIADLATPNALHGVVVRSPHAHARIRQLEVDAARRMPGVVAVLTGADLASDHIGPLPCATTQIPMTMPLVVPPCHALAADVVRYVGEPVAFVVAESIESARDAAEAVVVDYEPLAPVVAITDAVTPGAPAIWPEAKDNSAFQFNRGEISPVEAAIGSAAHVVECELVNNRVVAAPLETRGALGEFDASSGRLHLTASAAGAHAIRDLLADQVFRVPRQQLRVTIPDVGGGFGMKNVLYPEWVLVLWAARRLGRPVNWIGERGEDFVASVHGRDSIVRARLALDRNGRFLALDTHVLANLGAYVSTVAPVVPTMAMASAMGGVYDIPLIAFQAKGVFTNTTPVDAYRGAGKPEANYLIERLIDIAAAQLGMDALKLRRKNIVSRFPYASAMGLTIEQGSFAHAIDCAVAAVEGFKARQKSSRARGRLRGLGYACFLETARGQPNEVAEVGFSEDGLIDIKVGTHSNGQGHETTYAQIAAAALGLPLDRFRFRQGDTDDLDSGGGHGGARSMHQGGTAVLMAAEGLIENARRLAARLLQTSVDAVSYEAGLLRVAATGQEISVDEVARVSYQMPSDDVAPGLAHKATHLCDRYTFPNGCHVAEVEIDPATGEVTLARYVIFDDYGRLLDPRLTLGQVHGGVVQGIGQALFEQALYDGETGQILSGSLMDYALPRADDIPSFEGALTPDFPSSANRLGVKGSGQAGAIAAPATIMNAVMNALTPLGVTHLDMPATPSRIWHAIEAARRGRQNG
- a CDS encoding dCMP deaminase family protein, producing the protein MLLAHHLAEWSIEKGRRVGAVIVGPDNEIRSTGFNGLPRGVNDAVEERHSRITGAKYIWSCHAEQNAIFNAARTGIALKGCAIYVPWFPCVECTKAIIQSGITEVIGYELDRPNSNWAQDFAIASTMLKEANVTVRFIPRLAELPDVSENNS
- the upp gene encoding uracil phosphoribosyltransferase, whose translation is MEGVTIVSHPLVQHKLTLLRSKDTSTKSFRELLKEIGMLLCYEVTRDLPLADVEIETPLAKMKSPEISGKKLVFAPVLRAGVTFADGMLDLVPTARVAHIGLYREPETFTAVEYFFKAPSDLHERLVIVVSPVLATANLSVAAVDRLKERGANDIRLVSLIASPQGIERMRGIHPDVPVWLAAIDEGLDKDAFIVPGLGDAGDRAYGTR
- a CDS encoding URC4/urg3 family protein encodes the protein MSVENPETAAALSLLNAGAVRQRAHRLLAIGLDDRLPNFRIHFDRMDATAELVVETTRKAYPSLAIPFHSRWRHFAIDGVDRWAELADRIAWPDPAARARAEFDLAMVSVFLDAGAGPSWRYRDPVTGSAIGRSEGLGLASLAMFTSGVFSSDSRHPLRVDAEVLANFSVADLERGMQVAADNPLVGLEGRVNLLRGLGRLVAAKPGVFASQDTPRPGGLFDRLATLAADGRLPAPTILSELLREFGPIWPSRLALGGIALGDCWRHPMLTTGDATSQLMPLHKLSQWLSYSLIEPLQRAGIDVTDIDGLTGLAEYRNGGLFVDHGVLTFRDPDDASREHDVGSPLVVEWRALTVALLDRVADGVRRRLGLDAGALPLAKILEGGTWAAGRRLARDRRADASPPIKIISDGTVF
- a CDS encoding GTP cyclohydrolase II, coding for MTRSNRTDHIRITSHPAPGAKVDFPIHWGAATARERGPVIGTVSRPQDRNVIGTHSGSYSIYRALAVSSGALDPIRRPDLTNTQPAAVIGPFPQWTEPDRIVSLDPWGHLAAEAFSKEIAEGIDIRPSIAVTRARLDLPELQAALAAGRLKHDGEVVHANGSVGVVKIAIDPVWYLPGIAARFATTENNLRRQLFDQTAGMFPELVTRPDLHVFLPPIGGTTAYLFGDVTKLPDHRTRITCRVHDECNGSDVFGSDICTCRPYLLHGIEECVRAGQTGGLGIIIYNRKEGRALGEVTKFLVYNARKRQEGGDAAAQYFERTECVAGVQDARFQQLMPDVVHWLGLKRIDRFVSMSDMKYDALTSQGIDIVERVPIPDDLVPADAQVEIVAKKAAGYYSPDEPTQRDFVGRSLDKY
- a CDS encoding formylglycine-generating enzyme family protein — translated: MSFAEAKSLSDRAPSSEALADEGMLYVPGGTYRMGSDRHYPEEAPSHRVTVEGFWIDRTPVTNRQFRKFVNATGYVTFAELTPKAEDYPNALPHMLKAGSLVFTPPKQAVDLRYWGEWWTFKFGANWRRPYGPRSNISGLDDHPVVHVAYRDVEAYAKWAGKELPTEAEWEFAARGGLNDTEFAWGDELTPGGKHMANTWQGNFPHENLAADGFERTSPVTAFPANGYGLHDMIGNVWEWTADWYSPKHTADAPKACCIPENPRGGREEQSYDARDPNSKIPRKVLKGGSHLCAPNYCRRYRPAARHAEPIDTSASHVGFRCIKRSIA